GTAATAACATTGACCTGCCTGTCGGTAGCCTGGGCCGCCATGATGGTCGCTATGAGCAACTGAAAAGGGCTCTCGTAGTTCAGTTCGCTTTTCGGGTTCGGGTATGCCGCCCCAAGCAGCTCATTGAGGAAAACGATTTTTTCTTCAGGGGTTTGTTTCATGCCCCCTCAGCTTGCGCTTTCCGGGTTTTCACCCTCGCCCTCAACTTTCTGAAGCTTGGTCACCGACTGGTCGATAAGTCCCCGGCCATTTTTGTGCACCTTCCCCTCATTTTTCAGATCGTTGAATATCGCATCAAGTATACCGTTGACAAATTTGCTGCTTTTGTCGGTACTGTTGAATTTTTTGGCGATTTCAATAGCCTCATTGATCGAAACCTTGGGAGGAATATCTTCACAGTAGAGAATTTCCGTCAGGGCCATCCGGATGATATTTTTGTCAATAATGGCAATCCGGCTCATATCCCAGTTAAAGGTGTGCTTTACAATATAGCGGTCAATCTCCTCCATGTGCTCCTTGATGT
The DNA window shown above is from Pelodictyon phaeoclathratiforme BU-1 and carries:
- the nusB gene encoding transcription antitermination factor NusB, with protein sequence MKTYRRQIREKILQALYTIEIRDTDIDSAAGWLLTEEILADPNAMKFFNMLLKNIKEHMEEIDRYIVKHTFNWDMSRIAIIDKNIIRMALTEILYCEDIPPKVSINEAIEIAKKFNSTDKSSKFVNGILDAIFNDLKNEGKVHKNGRGLIDQSVTKLQKVEGEGENPESAS